gaaatttttgtttcatccATATTTGTCcgcttttttccttttttactATCTTATCCTTTTTCACAGTTTAAAAGAATCGTAGTCGATGGCACTTTGCAGTATCGCGTCTAAATTTTTCCGTTGAAATTCCACTTAGTGACAGTTATGGCCAACGGAAGGTTTCGGTGCTCGTTTCTTCACCTTCTGTGATCGAAAGCGGGTAGGGATTTCAAGCAAGGCAAGACGGGGCGAATCACGAACAGAGTCGGGCTGAGCCAAACGGTGACGCGAAAACGTCCGAGAATGAACGAAGTAGGATTAATCGGCGATTGGCGGGAAAGAGGGGAAGAAGTCTCCTTCGTCGTCGAGGAACGTCGGCCTTCAGTAGCTAGCACGTGCTGCGCTAGCCGGCCGCGTTTTATTCCGCTCTCTTCTCCCAATTCTATCCtctcctccttttttttttagttgttttaaattgtattttgttctactttttaattttaacgacaCCCCCAAAGACTACTCGACGTTactgtttcaatatttttttttaactttaacataatttatacacTCTACCGCTCACGCAACGAATACGCTTATTATACcgcattacattttatcatacAACTTGTCCCGAattatttgtacatatttttctatctcaTCGCGACGAGCGCCTTATACACGCATCGTTTTTCTTAACTTGTTTCCCACACTACCCTTCTGCCCCGTATTGTCAGAGGAGATCTCTCGCGCTTTGTGTTCCTTTCTCGAATGGATGTCGGTTCGTTGAGAATGTCGTATCGTGCGTTCGAGAATGCGCGACAGTGAAGTGCAATTCAAATGCGTGGGAAACCAAGTGGAAAGATCGACTCAGCCCGGAGATGTACGTACGAATTTCTTGTCTATTGCTCGTCTCTCGCgtcggagaaaaaaaatgtcggTACCGCGATGGCAACGTGGTTTGTTTCCCGACATCTTGTCGTCGGCGCCGAAGCGAAACGACACGGCGCGAAACGAGTCGAACCGAGGCGGGAGTGCGCGTGCGATCGCCCGCCCGCTCGCCCGCGCCCGTTTACTTAtcttatttgtttcattagaTTTGTAAATTACATGCGCGACTCTACGTGGCAGTTGCGCTCCGATAATATCCCGGCGTTCGCGAACACGCTCCAACGTGTTCGGAGCATCGAGCCGTCTGTTCAAATATGGCCACCGAAATCCGGCCACGCGGAGCTGGCTGGTAcgagtactttttttttccggtTTCCTCTCTTTGTCCGTcgctttaaaaaatgaatattacgTTTTTGTTCCATTTTCTTAAATTCGCCGAATATAACGTCATGCAGCCAAGTCTCCTCCCACACGGATGTCCTTCgagtatatttaaaagatgGACACTTTCGCGCATAAAGCACTCCGTTCGTTTTTTACTGTCTTTAAGTAATTCAACTACGCTTTTAATGTATCCAAATTAGATGCAGCAGGCGCATTTAATGGTATTGTCTGGGATCTTAAACCGTTCGCTCGGTGAAGTGTGGCCATTTTGTGAATGATCGAAAGAGAACGCCTCACCATATTGCTGCGATCTGTTCTCGTAAAATCGCCAGCTCGATTTTTAGAGTCggtgaaattttataaatgaattcGTCGTTTCAATTGCACATTATATTACATCGAcgtttacttaaaaaaataattattaaatttaacgttTAGATCGCGACGgggaagataaattttctttatattctttgttGCAAACGTTGGAATTATACGAAACTGAAGGTGCTCAAAATTGGGCGAAAGcgtttttgcaatattattctGTATCGATTGACATCTTTTACGCGCCACGTTTGTCTTTTTCATGCTGAATTTTTTCGTCGTTACACAGCCATACGTTGGAATTATATCTCGAATTTTTGCGTAAGTGAACAGACTCGATCTATATTAAAAGATCATGCAAAATTGTATGAAGGTAGATAATAAATTCGATAAGTAAGAAGTGCGTTCGGTCGCGCCCATATTGTCGCCGAAATGATCGATCTTGGCAACAGCACATTGTCATTGAAAGTACATGTATTCTTCGATACAGGGAAAGAAGTCTGGTTCGCAACCGAGGGTCACGGCCGCAGACGCGTGTGTGTGCGGCCGTGCTTGTTGCGCTGTTAGGACCTCGGCTAACGCCATTTCACAAGAACACGCGGCGCGTCTGTACATCGAAAAATATCACGGGAATTTGGGCGCAGCGTTGCTCCGCCGCAACCTTGAGCCTCTCATCATCCGGCGATTGGGTGAAAGTCTTCCGCGGTTTAAAAAAACTCCATCCGTAGCACAGGAAAAAGCCGCCAGCTGCTTGGAAATACCGGGAAACATTCTTCAATGATCGATCGATTGACCCTGAAAGGACGTGTGTCGCTCGTATTCGGTATTGTATTCAAAAGCACTCGTACACTTGGAGCGGGCATTTTACGATTTCTCTGTGCAAATTTCGCGATCGtttaaagcatgaaatatggTGAAGAATGTGTGAGAGCGAAATCGTGAAGCGGAATCGAAATCGCGTTTTACGAACGAACAACTGTAATGCACGCATACATACATTAATGACGCGATTAATGACGCACGATAAAACCGTATCGGGGCAGTGCGGGTGATACTCGCGcgaaaattctttttcacgCCGATGCTCTTTGAGCCCTGCAGATGTTCGACAGCGATAGACGGTTTGCGCACTTGCGGTGGCGATCTCTCTCGCAGCCGTCTAATTATATCGTCTTTCTCGAAATTCTTAGTCGCACCTTGTCCGCGTCTCGCCTATACGTCCAAGCCTATgcgtgatttttatttatcgccAGCGGATTGATTCTGAACTATCCGCCGTCTCGACctgcttttataaaatgtgacTCAACCTACTTTCATGCATCGCGAATCGAATCCAAGATCGACACGAGGACGAAATGTTTGTCGCGCGCCgaacgttaattaattaaccaattaaataattgctcTCGAAGAAGTTTCGTCGTCGGcagtgaataaatatttcgaacgTTTCGCCAGATTTCGACTTGCTACGGGAATCCACACTGAGATTTCGATCGCGGATAAATTAATGGCACGGTCGGATGTAGGAATTTTTTCCGAGCGATACACGGCGCGCGCTCAGCTTTCGGCTCGACTCGGAGCCGCTTGCGTTTAGTGCGCTTGCTCCGGCGCAAACCGGTGAACAGAACTAATTTAAGAAATCCTATGTCGTGCCTGTCGGTTTGCGCCAGTTCACAGGTTAAAATAGATGCGTGAAAGTCGTCGGGCGCCGCGGCTGGTCAGACCCGAGGATTTTCCGAAGTGTCTTTCAGTCGGAGACAATCGTTCGCGATcgccgttgtcgtcgtcgtcgtcgtcgtcgtcgtcgccgccgtcaTTGTCGTCTCTCTTACGTGGACCGTCCTCTGCATTCTCGAGTCGAGATCCAAATACTCGGCACGCGGACGTAACGCGACTTTTTCTCGAGTATCGTCGGCATCTCGGTTTCACTGTTGGATCGCGATCGAGAAAACGAGATTCGCGAACGATCATCGACGACGTCGTGCTGTCGTTGAGGTCGTCGAAAATGCAATTCTCGCCGTTGTTGCGCATCGTCGTGTTTCGTGCCGTCGTATCTGTACCGCGTTTGGCAGGATTTGGCaggtttataaataaatactgaaTCAGTGCCGCGCGTGCGAGCGGGTGCGGCGCGACGACAGAAACTCGAGCCCATCCGAAGATGTGAGTGCACGTGTGCGCGGCGGACATACGCGAAACATGGGCGACCGAAGAgcgagcggcggcggcggcggcagccgTGCCAGCAGCAGCACGAGATCCAAAAGTCGTAATCGACGGGGATCCCGAGATCACGGTACACGCCCGATCCCGACACGTCGAGGCTATATTCCTCGTTGAATCAAATCTTTCTTTCGCCGCTATTTCAGTCTTAAAGAGCAGCTTGTAATAGCAccgaagaaagaaaataagttGAGCAATCGCTTGGCTTTCTTTTTTGGACTTTCAGTCATCATTGATGATCGATGCGTTCGTACAGAATGAAAGGATACAGAGATCGATGAAATATGCTACTTCGCGTTCGATACGTTTGTTAAAATTGcatacaaatttctttttccagCCGTACCAAACTTTTTTCGTATCCTCGCTTTCATGTATCATCATATGcgtacttctttttttttttaggtaaaGCTATGCAAAAGCAGAAGAgtaagaataaattgaaaccCTACGAGCTGAATCGCAAGGGCGCGGAGAAGGAAGGCACAGACATGGACGCCTTTGTAAACCCGGTATCGGCGACAAAAGTGGCCGAGATCAAGCAGGACAACAAGGATCAGCACACACCCGCTCTGAAAGACAGTAACAAGGAGTCCGGCAGGGAGATTAGTAAAGACATAAAAGAGAAGGATAATTATGAAtcgaagaaagagaaggagattTTACCCGTTCACCCGAAAGTCGAGAAACACGTAGTTGCCGAGGTGCCCAAGGAAAGCGCTCCCGTGCAAGCCGCTCACGTTGTAGATAAACTGCCGATTAACAAGGAAGTGCCGAAGGAGTCCTCTCCGAAGATAGAGGACAGCGCGAAGTCGAATGTATGTAACGCGCAACCGAAAGCAGCAGTAGTTCCTAACGACGTCGTCGATCACGCGTTAATCAAGGAGGAGATCAACTTGGAAGCATTGGTCGCGCAAAAGAACGAGGAGAACTTCAAGGTTTCAGCGTTGCTCGCGTCCAACGACGAAAAGGTAACGCCGACAGTGATGCCGGCAGCGGTTATCGAGAAGAAGCAGCAGCTGCAGGAAGTGGAAGCTCCGAGCGGCGGTAGTAACGCGTCGACTGAAATCACCACGCCTAGACAGCCACAACTCAAGTACACATACAAAGAGGATCAGTGGAGTCCGATAAACACCACTGGTAAGAAGATCTACGATAGAGATTTCTTGATGAAGCTGCAACATGAACCCAATAGCAAGATTAAGCCACCGAATTTGCCAAATCTGCAAGCTGTTTTGAAAGACACTATACAGGTAAAATTTTTGCTCACTTTTGCACGTGTAATTTATACGCAcgtaatatttcatcatttaCACATGTATGCGTGATTTTTACAGAATATTAACTCCACTCTGGATTTGAGGACATTCAAGGATGCAAATCTTACCAGACACGACTCACTGATGCCTGGATTTGCTAAATCAAACTTGAACGCACGCCCGGTAAGTCGGATTAAAGCAAACACGCGGATTGCATATCGCGAAATGGAAATAAAGATGGATGATGCTGAGTTGTGAAAGTAGTGGTCCGAAATGTTTTGATGGACAACACATATTTTCTGACTTTTCATTCTTTACTGAATTACTTTATCTGGATACTAGTCTTGATACGTTGCTAACAAGACGtgcctttttttttgcagCCGGCAACAAGTAGTCGTAAGAGCGACAGAGGCAAACCTAAGCCCAGTAAGCCCAATGTCATACACGTCTCTTTGTCACTCCGAGAAGATGTGAAACTGAGAGAGACGGAGAACGCTTGGAAACCCACAAGGCTGAAGCAGTTGTTTATAACCGAGGAAGACGCGAAGACCGAGGCTCTCTACAAGCGAGTGCGCAGTGTGTTGAACAAGCTCACTCCGCAAAAATTCGCCACCTTGGTGGAGCAAATTAAGCATTTACCCATTGATACACAAGAACGTCTACAGGGAGTAATCAATCTGGTCTTCGAAAAAGCCGTCGACGAGCCCAGCTTCTCCGTAGAATACGCATTGTTGTGCAAAGAACTGGCCTTGATGGAGGTTGCAGGCGGCGATCAAGATTGTTCTATCAGCTTTAAGAAACTCATTATCACTCGTTGccaaaaagaatttgaaaagaatCCGATTGACGATGTTGCTAGGAATAGAAGAATTAAGGAAATTGATGAATGCACAGATCCTGTAAGCGAACCTTGatctatttcatttttcagctattttcagtattttttttttatatatatagaatattttattttaatatttgattgtttcatttattaggaaaagaaaaaggaattaCAGTTGGCTCTCGAGGACGAGGAACGTCGGATACGTGTGAAATCTGTAGGAAATATTCGGTGAGCAAATTTtctatatgataaatatttttactagactataattttcttaaacatattttattttaacatttacagGTTTATTGGTGAAttatacaaacaacaaatattGACTACGAAAATCATGCACCGCTGCGTCCGACATTTATTGGAGCAAAATGATGAAGACAACTTGGAGTGCCTGTGCAAGCTGTTAACGACAATTGGCAAGGATTTAGAATTGAAAGGATCTCCCGAGGTAAAAGTTTAAGTCTGTGATTTATCGACGATAATATATTACTTGTGTAtttctaacttttttttttattttacaggaAATGCAAGAATATTTCGGCAAAATGCAAGAAATGGTCATTCGAAAAGGTCATAGCAAGATCAGTTCTAGGATCCGTTTCATGCTGCAAGATGTTATAGATTTAAGAGCGAATAAATGGATCCCAAGAAGAAACGAGAATAATCCCAAGACGATAGACCAGATCCAAAAGGAAGCGGAATCCGAGAGGCTGGACATGCAAGTGAACAGCGCACCGTTGAACACTCCACGAAAAGATGATCGCAATAACGACAGGAAAAGAAATCGTAAGTTATGACAACTACGTAATGCGTTTTCTGCATATTATTACGATCATGATGAAACATTATGTTACCAACAATTATTCGCGCTAGGTGGATTAGGCGGTCCTACTGACGATGGTTGGAGTCAACCAGTAGGAAGGGTTAGACCTACCACGTATTCGGTGGAAACAGCGAAATTGAAGAACAAGCCGGTTAGTAATTTGAGTCTCTAATATTTCACCTGCCAACTTTTTGTTACTCAATTATCAATATCactatattattctttattcaatttattttttaatttttttctttaattttatttaacttttaaattgtaattttattttttgcaatagcCTCCCATGGATGATATGCAGCTTGGTAATAGGGCTTCTTATTTGTGGCGAGCTACCACCCCGTCCAATAACTCCAAGACAATAAGTGCgaataaatttgcatgttTAGAGAACATGTCTAATCTAGATCAGGACAAACGGATGCCGCCGCTACCACTCTCTGGGTGAGTAGAACATTTTTGAAACGCATTCGTGACTTTTGTCCAATTTCACTTTATGATGATACACATTTACAGACTAGAGTTTCTGAATCTTCTAAAACGTACATgatttcacaatttaattCTGACGTTTTGCAAATCTCACGTCAACATTCAGATGCAGATCGAACAATTACTTATACATTTCTACCTGTTATTATTTCAGATCGAGATCAACGGGTCCCAGGGAATGTGGTCGCGATTACAAATCTTATGGTAACAATCTTTTGCACTTATAGATATaagctttttaaaaatattctttgaatAAATGACTGAAAGAAATGTTATCTATTACAGACGGAAGGAGTTCTCGTAACGGTACTCACCAATTGGGCGCAGCGTCGAGCAGAGACAGTCATCCGTTATTAGATAGTGCGCAGGGTAGAAATGTGTCGATGCCTCTGCCTGTAATGAAATCTGTTTCGCAATCTGGCGCAATCAGCCACAAACCCGCAATGTCGGAACAAGAATTCATCAAGGCTCATAATTCCATATTAAAACACTACCTTGAGGAACCAATTGTCGAAGTAAGTTTTCTGAAAACGATATACTAGTTCCGACGAGACAAAGATATTGCAGGTGCAACGCTTTGCACGCTCCTTAGATCCATCTCTGATTCATTAGGAGATGCTTGAGTCATTGGCGTGCTATAGTATGCAATACCTTCTTTTTGGTATTCTATGATATTGTTGCATCAAGCTAATTCATATTAACCAGAGAGAGGACAAGAtataattgcgataaaaaaatgtttttaaaaatttataaaaaaatattagttttttggataaagaattttattggtATTTTGTCGTGTGGATCCGATGTAATCCTGACGTCATTTCTTTCTGTTTGCAGAATACGGGATTAGAAGTTCAGCAACAAAAGTTCGATATTGATACCTTGAACAAGTTCACGCGCGAATGCATCAACTATGTTCTGGAAAAATCGCCGACCGAGCGAGAACTGGTTTCCAAACTTCTGTCCCATCTGCTTAGGAGAAATATTCTACCTATGAAGTGTTTCAAAGAAGGGTAAGTCAATTtctttgtagaaaaaaaaaaaattgttgcaaaattatttgttcacATCTTTCGTATTAATGATGAAACTTATGAAACAGAGTAAAGATTACTACAATTGAAAGTTCTCTTTGTGTTACGTTTGCCAAAAGGATACTGATGCTACTCgcaacaaatttaatgttGTACCGAGTTTTTATCCGAACCATTACAAATACAGAGAAATTCTATTTCAGGTTAGGAGAAGTGTTGGAAATTGTGGACGATTTGGTTATAGATATACCAAAAATTTGGACGTATTTAGCGGAAATACTGTGTAagtaatatatgcatattattttttttccgcgagTTAATCGCGGAGCAATTTCtaggaaaatttttcttttgtgatGACGATCACATTTAATGCCAGAGAAAATGCCATGCGGGTACTGTAGCTCAACAGGCCTGATGAAAAATCTAGTAATGTACTCGCGATAATGATTTTAGATAGATTTTTACATGCATGCTGATATTCGTGTTGTAGCACATTCGATAGAGGACGGCGCTATCCCGTTATCCGAAATGAAGAGCGTATTTCTAAGTTTGAGGCGTCAAGGCTACGTAGGCAAGTTCATCGGTGAACTTCTGACGAAAGTATCTCTTAGCAAAGGACCTAAATGGGTTGCCGATAAATGGGACCAAAGCGGACTGCAATGGAGCAACTTAATTGACACAGATCTGGAAAATATGGAAAAGATCATCACGGAATACGTAAGCATTCCTCACGCCCGAGTACAAGTCAATATTTCGagcaaaattctttattattaatgtataatatttgtatatattgtatatatttgtatatatatgtacaaattatttatacatatgtatattgtaaattgtgtaagtataaaacaattttttttttaaatttttatatttctttccgTAGAAAagaatcttcaatttttaacgcattaattctcatttttagaatttagagTTCCTAACTGGTGATTATAATAGTGCCAAAGGCTTTCCTACTACCGATCAACTCTCGTTAGAAAAAATTCAGGATTATCTCACGAGGCTCATGAAGGATAATACTTCCTTTGACGAAATTTGCAGTTGGATAACTGTAAGCATATTTCCAAGCTGACATCTCAAGTTAGTGTATGTTATATATCGACGGTTTTCTGCAATAAATACTTGTTGTTTCAGGCAAATGTTGGTAGTAGAGATAAAGACCCCAGGTTTATAAGACATTTAATGACTGCCATTTTAGATACTACGTTAGGTACGTATTTGTAAGATGCTGTGTTTCAAAACATATCCATTAAAGTGAATAAACTAAACATGATGATaagattttttagattaaagataagaaataaatgatctTTATGTTGCTTAGCTAAAAGGATACTGACATGAATTTTCAAAAACCAttgatttacatttttacaggATTGCTATtctaaattatgttttttctccatatttatttgcagaaaaaaatcacgacacttggaaattaaatttagaaacttTTGCGAGCTTGCAAATGCTGATCCAACGGTTCGTCGATGCGAATGAATTATTAGAGTTGCAATGTCTTTATGCAATTCaacattacataaataaaattgagttCCCACCTGGTAAGCACTTTGAAATACacgcatttattattatatttattgatattagcATAAATTGCGTAGTAACTGaagtatttctatataaatgaaagatgttttattttattttacatttataagaatattaaagcgtgcggaattaattattttaataattgtaggTACTCTCGTTCCCATTATGAACCAATTGTGGATGGATAATGTGATATCGAGCGACGCATTTCTGACATGGCAAAAGAAGACTCCAGAATCAACGGAGGATCTTGTAGGACATAGCGTCTCAATTGTCGCCCTTACGTCGTTCTTCACCGATTTGCAAGAACCGGACGATAATTCCAGTGTCGAAGAGTTGTCAACTAGTGCGAAGCAGGACTGTTGACGATACTGTGATCGATTACACTATCGTCTATTAAAAAGACTTAAATACGCGTCTCCccgataaaaagaaaaatacaacgctcaaaaatcaaattgcagttgtgttttttttcccGCAAAAATGAAGACGCCGAGTATTGAACAGAAAAACTCCaatacgaataaataaaacaatgaaGTGATATGtgaaaatgtatgtaatataatctataactttttacgactcTCTACTAATGAGTAAAGAggagtaataataataataataataaatacagaCTTAAACAAAAGAACGAAATACGCGAAATACAGCTGTATTTGAGATATACATAATGAAGATAAACttaaactattaattattacagaactatgcaaaataattattatatataattcaataaaatggtttaaagtttaaataaagcaaaaaaatggCTCGCCAAATATTAACGTGTttcttatgtaaaaatgtcTGCAGCGAGGTAGGTCAATCGCTCAATAGAACCGGAAATATATGCGTCTCTTTTCCATGCTTGGAATTGAGAAGACTCAACGCTACTTCCAATTATATTAACGCTATATCACGGATCACAACCGAAGTGCTTGTTACACGATTTATAGTTAACGAATTGCAGATCGGAGTACGCAACCGAGTAGGTCAATTTTAAATGGATTAAATTTGGAAAGTaaaagagagaggaggagggaagagagaagaaaacaGCTACCGAGATAACCAAGTCTGATACTGACAGCGACATGGTTCTTCCTATTGTAACGGAATAcgatatataacaaaattactaatttatatctttgcaAATAAGAacttataatgtattataagaaACGGAATATACACGACAAAATGGGATAGAGCGAAAGCGAGATGGATATATATTGCGGAATTAGGATCTGTAATCTAGAACACGTTGAAGTTAGAAAACGAAAGATTACAAATGATGTGCATATTGAagtactattttttaacaCTAGCTATTTATAATCGCAGAGAAGAAGAGAGTGAATGAGAAAAGTAGAGCACAGTACGTGGGAACGTTTGGATGTATCCCCGTGGTAAATGCTGTAGCAtcgtattgtataaaattgttattaaactGATTTGAGGTACAGCATGAGCTCACTTTCGTTTCGAATGTGCTCGTATAGGAGAGACTGAGTTGAGCATATGTGTCTGCACAGGTTCGTGAAGATGTATATAGTTTCTCTCAAtacgta
This window of the Linepithema humile isolate Giens D197 chromosome 1, Lhum_UNIL_v1.0, whole genome shotgun sequence genome carries:
- the LOC105679706 gene encoding eukaryotic translation initiation factor 4 gamma 3 isoform X1, giving the protein MVSRYSVSKEGAVNVVGALGPMHCLLPHCGGTHHHHHLTASHPQNPQPGHNHHVHPGHQPPPPPSPSPHLNQLAHPQLTVNISHLSHHHHHQQQQQQQQQQQSQHQQTQHQQIPPQYRVTANRSEFHGTYSAQGGQVGGGAAGNVGVPTGRGPPPLGGIQTIGQSAAGIPPGGPAGGQAPSQAPAPGVQSQPPQGPAPTTTPPVHTPSPQEMGKQGHLPTQPPSLQPVYVPSQSRPGSQSYYPTAQRPQQPRGINHRGGGQGGSGTPVVGMAGVGGGGGQPPAIYSHPASLPVQASAMYISQSQVHGLHTGPHQPQSVYQMNNQIPIQFSGPPQRHQPHQNQPYYQTFQPPPTIITPPGVAFGYHTTATQAHHNCELYYAKPKNFNNAGDFNKADMSYFSLADYTYMNSSNMNLTRTSTSAVSGGAQHVAGPLTGAQGAPVVPQGTLQQPTQQAQPLPPMGIPLSQTEDSFSYSNWQMYSCSFQDVYSGHNGAATNANSTTRSRKPRGQNAILDIVNPVTGKNISDEIYCSNETTQSGESSNRETPQPQNNGAEVIADFAARVAKAATEESDSVSTSASETAPNTTQTTAQTSLSNVQTNSSNDTNSQCNTGPPTPTQKTIAGAGAGNIASTINSQSLGTCSNSAPQVDANATKTESKALQLPIKEFQPRSETKTGTIEESSPVVSSPMVAVTTKDTISVQLTSSAANSEIASTTATVTAEIEPEAAGAGATVSATTAPAAAPANIVATTAAAAATTATVVGPVVGTGSVPEAAKSVNAASNVIQSPVTPYWSNIAQELLKPSATASNNPVPTREPFPNLSAKTSSNLPPRRKPNATTEPPSNTKEQKERKTREKSLGSRGATPTPVHNQAADHHHQKTNGDAAGDKTEAEVLPRNEIQQKPSDGKAMQKQKSKNKLKPYELNRKGAEKEGTDMDAFVNPVSATKVAEIKQDNKDQHTPALKDSNKESGREISKDIKEKDNYESKKEKEILPVHPKVEKHVVAEVPKESAPVQAAHVVDKLPINKEVPKESSPKIEDSAKSNVCNAQPKAAVVPNDVVDHALIKEEINLEALVAQKNEENFKVSALLASNDEKVTPTVMPAAVIEKKQQLQEVEAPSGGSNASTEITTPRQPQLKYTYKEDQWSPINTTGKKIYDRDFLMKLQHEPNSKIKPPNLPNLQAVLKDTIQNINSTLDLRTFKDANLTRHDSLMPGFAKSNLNARPPATSSRKSDRGKPKPSKPNVIHVSLSLREDVKLRETENAWKPTRLKQLFITEEDAKTEALYKRVRSVLNKLTPQKFATLVEQIKHLPIDTQERLQGVINLVFEKAVDEPSFSVEYALLCKELALMEVAGGDQDCSISFKKLIITRCQKEFEKNPIDDVARNRRIKEIDECTDPEKKKELQLALEDEERRIRVKSVGNIRFIGELYKQQILTTKIMHRCVRHLLEQNDEDNLECLCKLLTTIGKDLELKGSPEEMQEYFGKMQEMVIRKGHSKISSRIRFMLQDVIDLRANKWIPRRNENNPKTIDQIQKEAESERLDMQVNSAPLNTPRKDDRNNDRKRNRGLGGPTDDGWSQPVGRVRPTTYSVETAKLKNKPPPMDDMQLGNRASYLWRATTPSNNSKTISANKFACLENMSNLDQDKRMPPLPLSGSRSTGPRECGRDYKSYDGRSSRNGTHQLGAASSRDSHPLLDSAQGRNVSMPLPVMKSVSQSGAISHKPAMSEQEFIKAHNSILKHYLEEPIVENTGLEVQQQKFDIDTLNKFTRECINYVLEKSPTERELVSKLLSHLLRRNILPMKCFKEGLGEVLEIVDDLVIDIPKIWTYLAEILSHSIEDGAIPLSEMKSVFLSLRRQGYVGKFIGELLTKVSLSKGPKWVADKWDQSGLQWSNLIDTDLENMEKIITEYNLEFLTGDYNSAKGFPTTDQLSLEKIQDYLTRLMKDNTSFDEICSWITANVGSRDKDPRFIRHLMTAILDTTLEKNHDTWKLNLETFASLQMLIQRFVDANELLELQCLYAIQHYINKIEFPPGTLVPIMNQLWMDNVISSDAFLTWQKKTPESTEDLVGHSVSIVALTSFFTDLQEPDDNSSVEELSTSAKQDC
- the LOC105679706 gene encoding eukaryotic translation initiation factor 4 gamma 3 isoform X3, encoding MSMPTKGNRHLSHHHHQQHQHHSQQQPQQQHQPQQSHQSHQPHQPHQSHQPHQPHPSHQSHQSHQSHQSHHTSSQHQQHQILLNPPVVHPSQTYSAVVTTNAPRFLANAGSEFHGTYSAQGGQVGGGAAGNVGVPTGRGPPPLGGIQTIGQSAAGIPPGGPAGGQAPSQAPAPGVQSQPPQGPAPTTTPPVHTPSPQEMGKQGHLPTQPPSLQPVYVPSQSRPGSQSYYPTAQRPQQPRGINHRGGGQGGSGTPVVGMAGVGGGGGQPPAIYSHPASLPVQASAMYISQSQVHGLHTGPHQPQSVYQMNNQIPIQFSGPPQRHQPHQNQPYYQTFQPPPTIITPPGVAFGYHTTATQAHHNCELYYAKPKNFNNAGDFNKADMSYFSLADYTYMNSSNMNLTRTSTSAVSGGAQHVAGPLTGAQGAPVVPQGTLQQPTQQAQPLPPMGIPLSQTDVYSGHNGAATNANSTTRSRKPRGQNAILDIVNPVTGKNISDEIYCSNETTQSGESSNRETPQPQNNGAEVIADFAARVAKAATEESDSVSTSASETAPNTTQTTAQTSLSNVQTNSSNDTNSQCNTGPPTPTQKTIAGAGAGNIASTINSQSLGTCSNSAPQVDANATKTESKALQLPIKEFQPRSETKTGTIEESSPVVSSPMVAVTTKDTISVQLTSSAANSEIASTTATVTAEIEPEAAGAGATVSATTAPAAAPANIVATTAAAAATTATVVGPVVGTGSVPEAAKSVNAASNVIQSPVTPYWSNIAQELLKPSATASNNPVPTREPFPNLSAKTSSNLPPRRKPNATTEPPSNTKEQKERKTREKSLGSRGATPTPVHNQAADHHHQKTNGDAAGDKTEAEVLPRNEIQQKPSDGKAMQKQKSKNKLKPYELNRKGAEKEGTDMDAFVNPVSATKVAEIKQDNKDQHTPALKDSNKESGREISKDIKEKDNYESKKEKEILPVHPKVEKHVVAEVPKESAPVQAAHVVDKLPINKEVPKESSPKIEDSAKSNVCNAQPKAAVVPNDVVDHALIKEEINLEALVAQKNEENFKVSALLASNDEKVTPTVMPAAVIEKKQQLQEVEAPSGGSNASTEITTPRQPQLKYTYKEDQWSPINTTGKKIYDRDFLMKLQHEPNSKIKPPNLPNLQAVLKDTIQNINSTLDLRTFKDANLTRHDSLMPGFAKSNLNARPPATSSRKSDRGKPKPSKPNVIHVSLSLREDVKLRETENAWKPTRLKQLFITEEDAKTEALYKRVRSVLNKLTPQKFATLVEQIKHLPIDTQERLQGVINLVFEKAVDEPSFSVEYALLCKELALMEVAGGDQDCSISFKKLIITRCQKEFEKNPIDDVARNRRIKEIDECTDPEKKKELQLALEDEERRIRVKSVGNIRFIGELYKQQILTTKIMHRCVRHLLEQNDEDNLECLCKLLTTIGKDLELKGSPEEMQEYFGKMQEMVIRKGHSKISSRIRFMLQDVIDLRANKWIPRRNENNPKTIDQIQKEAESERLDMQVNSAPLNTPRKDDRNNDRKRNRGLGGPTDDGWSQPVGRVRPTTYSVETAKLKNKPPPMDDMQLGNRASYLWRATTPSNNSKTISANKFACLENMSNLDQDKRMPPLPLSGSRSTGPRECGRDYKSYDGRSSRNGTHQLGAASSRDSHPLLDSAQGRNVSMPLPVMKSVSQSGAISHKPAMSEQEFIKAHNSILKHYLEEPIVENTGLEVQQQKFDIDTLNKFTRECINYVLEKSPTERELVSKLLSHLLRRNILPMKCFKEGLGEVLEIVDDLVIDIPKIWTYLAEILSHSIEDGAIPLSEMKSVFLSLRRQGYVGKFIGELLTKVSLSKGPKWVADKWDQSGLQWSNLIDTDLENMEKIITEYNLEFLTGDYNSAKGFPTTDQLSLEKIQDYLTRLMKDNTSFDEICSWITANVGSRDKDPRFIRHLMTAILDTTLEKNHDTWKLNLETFASLQMLIQRFVDANELLELQCLYAIQHYINKIEFPPGTLVPIMNQLWMDNVISSDAFLTWQKKTPESTEDLVGHSVSIVALTSFFTDLQEPDDNSSVEELSTSAKQDC